Genomic window (Streptomyces sp. NBC_01431):
CTTTCGCATTGGTCGACGCGGGAGTTGGCGAAGTATCTGAAGCGGACCGAGAACGTCACCGTGTCCTGGCACTACATCGCAAAGGTCTGGCGCGAGGAGAACCTCAAACCGCATCGCAAGGGCACCTTCAAGATTTCGAAGGATCCCGCGTTCGCGGACAAGGTCGCTGATGTCGTCGGCCTCTACCTGGCTCCGCCCGGTGGCGCGGTGGTGCTCTCGGTGGATGAGAAGACGCAGATCCAGGCGCTGGACCGGACCCAGCCGGTGCTGCCGGTGACCTTCGCAGCCACCGAGAAGCGCACCCACGACTATGTCCGGCACGGCACCACGAACCTGTTCGCCGCACTCAACGTCGCCACGGGCGAAGTGACCGGCGAGTGCAGGCCGAGCCGGAACGCCGTGAACTTCCTGGCCTTCCTCAAGAAGGTGGTGAAACCGCATGCGGACAAGGAGATTCATGTCGTCCTGGACAACCTCTCCACGCACACCACGCCGGAGGTGAAGGCATGGCTGACCAACAATCAGCACGTCCACTTCCACTTCACCCCCGTCGGCTCTTCCTGGATCAACCAGATCGAGACCTGGTTCGGAATCCTGACCCGCCAGTCGATCCGCCGCGGCACATTCTCCAGCGTGAACGTCCTGATCAAGCAGATCCGCGACTACATCGACTCCTGGAACTCCGAGGCCAAACCCTTTACTTGGACCGCAACCACCGACGAGATCCTCACGAAGGTCCGACTCGTCCAGACCAGCATCAAGAAGCTCGTCGCAAACAACTCCAAGTGACACAAACGGGATCACGAGACACTAGTGCTGTCCCGTTCGAGCGAAAGGCTGAGCTGTGCCTGACCGACCTGAAATCGTCTGCATCTGTGGCTCTGCCCGGTTCGTGGATGAGATGCGGGCGGTGAATCGTGATCTGACCTTCGCCGGGGCCATTGTTGTCGCGCCGGGCGAAGCAGACGGGTTGATCGCCGACGAGCAGAAGAAGGCGCTGGCCGCCCTTCACCTGCGCAAGATCGACCTGGCAGACCGGGTTCTGGTCGTCAACCCTGGTGGGTACATCGGCGAGTCCACGAGCAGGGAAGTGGATTATGCCCACGCCACCGGCAAGCCGATTTCGTTCACCGATCCCGTCTGACCAGGAGACGCTTCACGACACCGGCCCGGCGCCTCCAGCGCCCGGCACCGTGCTTCGGGACCTGGCTCACCAACCCGGACGGCACGCAGAACTGATTGAGCGTCGGACACACCACGGGGCCCGGGGGATCAGCCATGACATCCCCGGGGCCCGGTTGGGTTCAGGCTGGCCAACGACTGCGCGCCCCCGGCGTTTCGGCATCGCTAGTGCTGTGACCGGCAACGTTCACCGGTTTGCCATGGATGAACGGAAGCCAGGCAGGGCGGAACCGATATCTGGACTACTGCGCTGAGGGAGCGCGCTGTGCGGTGAGCACGGGCTGGTAGTACCCGCTGGAGGTCGGACTGTGCCAGGTGATGTTGGTAAAACCGGCTTCAGCCACGAACTCTGTCAGCTGCGGCGTCGTCAGCGCCCAGTAGGTGCTCCGGCGGACTCGGACATGCCAGGTGTTCTCCGCGGGGATGAGCTGGAAGTGCTCCAGGTCGTAGCGCTCGCCGTCTTCATGCCAGTGCCACAGCTGGAAGGTGATCACTTGGCCATCGCGTGTTTCCGAGACCTGGGGAGGTGTCGCCGTGGGTCTGGTCTGGCGCGTCTCGTCATAGGCCCGGACAGTGATCACCAGCAGTCCGTCGTCTCGGAGCACCCGTCTCATGCCGAGGAGCGCCGCCCGGAGATCTTGCCCGGAGAGCAGGTGCGGGAGCGAGTTGTCCGCGCAGAGGACGACGTCGAATGACGTCTCTTTGAACGGCAGTTGGCGCATGTCAGCCGCAGCGGCCGGAAGCCGGCTGCCCCGGGCCGCCGCCTCGGCGGCGGCGCGCGCGGCGGCGACCGGGCTCAGGTCGCTGCCGATGACCTGGTGCCCGGCCAGGGCCAGCCCGATGGCCTGGGTGCCGATCCCGCACGAGCAGTCCAGGACGCTGTGCGGTCCCGCGCCGAGAGATTGGCGGACGAGCCCGCCCAATACCTCGGCCTGGTAGGCCATGCTCGCGTCCCAGTCCCGGAACATCAGGTGGTATTCGTGGGCCAACTCGTCGTAGAAATCCCGCACGGAGAGCTCGGACATGTGTCCCACCGTAGTACGTTGCCGCCTGGCGATGGTGAACTGCCGCAATGGTCCGAAGTGGGCCTCGATCGGGTTGGCCCAGGACGCGTACGTCGGGGTGAAGCACAGCTTGCCCCGGTTCTCCGCGGCCGTGATCGTCTTTCCGGAGCCAGTCGCGGAGACCACCGTTGCCCGCAGCCCCTGGGCGGGAGCAGACGCGCGTACGGGGAATCCCGCCCGCGTGCGGATCCGCGAGACGGCCTCCGCCTGGTGTTCTCGCAGGCTGATCATCGCTCGTCTCCCGCCTGGCCGACGGGCTCTGGACTCGGGTTATCGGTTGGCTGCTGGAGCGGCAGAGTCTGCTGTTTGCGGCGCCGGCGGAGTTCACGCTGCGCCTGGGCACGGGCGCACTCGCGGGTGCAGTACTTGATGCCGCTGGTGCGGTTTTGCCCGTACTCGGCGCGGCCGCGCTGGCGTACGAAGTTCCGGCGGCAGGTCTCATTCGCGCACTCGCGGATGGTGGCGTCTTCGGCGAGGTGGTTGTACAGCTGGAGGAAGACGATCGAAAGGATGCTGGGGTAGCGGTCCGGCAGGCCGCCGATGCCGATGCTGAACGGCTTGAGCGCGGCGTTCAGCTCGTCCACCAGGTCGCTGATCCTCATTCCCAGGACGATCTCGCGCATGTGGTCCAGATCGCGGGGCCACGCCTCGTCCCGATGCGTGTTCGCGGACTGCCACTGCGCCAGCTGTTCCTCGCACACCTCCGGCTCGATGAGCGTGTCGAGTCCGCCCTCGCGGCGCAGGGCCAGCCAGGTAGTGATGGCCGCCTGAGCCTGCGTCACGTACAGCGTGGCCAGTTCGCCGTGAAGGCAGAACGTCCCGCTTCTCGGGTGTTCGCGCTCGGTGAGCTCCTTCAGTCGCTCGTACTCCTCCTCATCCCAGCTGCCGCTGTCGATGCTGCCGCCCAGGGATCCGTAGGTGCGCATGAGGGCGGCCACGGCGTTGAGATCCGCGGGGTCGAGCTCCATGAATTCACGCAGGTAGAAGTCCTCGGGCAGCGGAACGGTCTCTCCCTCGGATCGCAGATGGGGCTCCCAGACGATCCACTCGCCGTCGGCTCGTGCCCCGGGGACGGGCCGCAACTCCGGCGCGGGCACGGGCGTTCCCGGCCATAGCGTGGGACGAAAGCGTGGGTCAACGTATGCCGCCATGAGGGGCATCATAGCTACCGGATGGGTAGTACGAACAGTGAATGCTTCGTATCACGGGCGTGGCTTTCGGGACTTACTCGAGGGGGAACCGCAGTGAGGCAGTGGCAGGACCGCAAGGCGGTCGGCGATGCGCACGAACGGCGGGTGGCAGCCGCTCTGCGCGCACGCGGCTGGACCGTCCACCCCTGCGGACAAGGCACCTACCCACCCGCTGTGTGCGAGGCCCTGCGCCGAACCCGCTCCGCCCTGCGCCAGTTCCCCGACCTCATCGCCGCCCGCGGCAGCGACCTCGTCACCATCGACGCAAAAGACCGCATGCCCAGCACCGACACCGACCGCTACGCCATCAGCACCGACACCGTCAACGCCGGCCTCCTCTTCACCGCGGCCCACGCCCCGACACCGCTGTACTACGTCTTCGGAGACCTGAAAGTCCTCACCCCGGCCGAAGTCCTCCACTACAGCGCCCACGCCTTACGCCACCGCAGCGGCGCCTTCCACCTCATATACACAGGACAAGCGCA
Coding sequences:
- a CDS encoding IS630 family transposase, producing MELSVEQAAELRELANSRDVPADVATRARIVLWSGEGRRRKDIAELLGVSLPTVDRWRTRYAERGLAGLEGDCPGGAREQVPTRVRARVIALTRMTPPVGTGLSHWSTRELAKYLKRTENVTVSWHYIAKVWREENLKPHRKGTFKISKDPAFADKVADVVGLYLAPPGGAVVLSVDEKTQIQALDRTQPVLPVTFAATEKRTHDYVRHGTTNLFAALNVATGEVTGECRPSRNAVNFLAFLKKVVKPHADKEIHVVLDNLSTHTTPEVKAWLTNNQHVHFHFTPVGSSWINQIETWFGILTRQSIRRGTFSSVNVLIKQIRDYIDSWNSEAKPFTWTATTDEILTKVRLVQTSIKKLVANNSK
- a CDS encoding class I SAM-dependent methyltransferase, with the translated sequence MSELSVRDFYDELAHEYHLMFRDWDASMAYQAEVLGGLVRQSLGAGPHSVLDCSCGIGTQAIGLALAGHQVIGSDLSPVAAARAAAEAAARGSRLPAAAADMRQLPFKETSFDVVLCADNSLPHLLSGQDLRAALLGMRRVLRDDGLLVITVRAYDETRQTRPTATPPQVSETRDGQVITFQLWHWHEDGERYDLEHFQLIPAENTWHVRVRRSTYWALTTPQLTEFVAEAGFTNITWHSPTSSGYYQPVLTAQRAPSAQ